DNA from Fusarium musae strain F31 chromosome 7, whole genome shotgun sequence:
CAAGGCTGAGAGAACCTCCAACACCAAATCTTGACAGGACATGGACAATATTCGAAAAATCGGGCGTCTGATGGAGCGAGTTGAGGTGTTGGAGGCCGAGAATCGGGCTctgaagaaaaagaacacCGAGTTCAaagacaagcaagcaaagatGGTGAAGCTGCTTACGGATGAATGAGTACAACACAACTCACCTGTTTTGTTGGCGTGCTTTTGGGCTGCATTATTTGGACTGTTGGCAAATGCATATGCCGCTGATGATATGCTGGCGTGAGCGGTTTACAAGATCTAGGCCAAGCAAGATCAATATCGTTTCATCTCATCGTAGAGATGGCCAATCAACCAAGTTTGAGTGGTTTTTCGAATGACGAACGACGTTGCATCGCATCCAACCATTCCCCTCTAAGCATTCGGCTGTGTGACGACCCCTTCATTGTGAAAATGACGTATTCCGAGGCCGGCAATTTGACGATGCAATCAATAAGATCAGAtgagatattttaataagaagtgcAGTATACAATATAAGCTAACAAGAATACAATCACAATAATCAACATGTAAATCGCGAGAACCCGTTCGTGCATTCACGTGCGTTATCTCACGATATTCCAGATGTTTCTTGCATCAAAGAGGGTGTACTAGAAAATCGGACGACAAGGGTATTCCCAGTCACAACCTTATGTACGACCAAAAACCCCCGACTGAAAAGAGTTAGAATCACGGGATTAACAGAGAAATCCTTATTATCCTTCATAAATCGCCATCGTCCGTTTAGCATCACCCGCCGTTAAATCAAGGCTTGGGTACGTACCCAGCCCCTCCAAATCCTGGGGTCTCAGGCCACTGCGTCATTGGATTGGATCTTATAGGACCCTCCCCGCCTCTTTTTTACTGATGATCTGCTCACGAGCACAGCGTTTCGTCTTTCAACCTGATCTCGCGACTACATCACAGGCAAACAACCACGTTCAGACCGCACTTTATCTCAGATACAAacgccttgagcttgagctctgGCTTTAACCCTTTCAACTCAAGCTTCCGACTATACCAAGATGGCTTCTGCTGTTGATTCTCCCCCGGCGCACTCGCCTCCTGcccatcctcctcaacgACCTCGAGGTGAGTTTGTCTGAGACTATTTGTGACCTCTTTAACATCTATAGGCATCCTCAAGAACTCGTATCAGAAATCTCCTCCCACTTCGCCGAACCACGATCAACCTGCCAGCGATAAGGAGctcaccatcgccaacacTCAGATCAACGCTGGTCACCGTCGTTCTTCCTCTGGAGCTCGCCCTCCTGGATCCCGCCGACAATCAGGCGCCAACAGCTCCATCGGAGACGTTCTCGAACCCTCCCAACGACTTAAGTGGGACGAGGCAAACCTCTACCTCACGGAGCAGGAGCGCTCCTCTACCATGAAGATCACAGAACCCAAGACTCCCTATGCCAAACACTACGACCCCGCCGAAGACCCGTcggacgaagacgaggatccTCTGGCGGACGCTGGTGCTCGTCTTAAGAATTCACGTCCAAGCCGTGAGGATGACATTCCGGGCCTTTCGCTGGGCGAACCGGAAGAGGAGATCCCGGAGGCGGGCGCGCCGTCGCCCCGCAGCGAAAAGAGCGTCCACGTCGACGACGAGAGCAGCATCGGGCACAAcgcggaggaggagctggcgGGCATGTCTCCCGAGGAGCGTGAGAAGCACAGAAAGTTTGAACAGCTCCGAAAGAGACACTACGAAATGAAGAATGTGGCCCAGCTCCTGGGCCACCCCGAGACGCTcccagatgaggatgaggatgacgagggcgAGGTGCCGCCTGTGCCACAGGTACCGCGCGTGCCCAACGGTACTGCGTAGGGTGCTGGGGAGGCATGATGAGAGCTGTGAACTGGGTAGGGCATTAGGATGGAGTTTTGAGGATATCATTATTGGGCGTTGGCAGAGGAGGAGTGTGAGGTTATCTGATTACTCGCTCGCTTTCAGGATTCTGATGGAGACGCAGGGCACATAGTCTTATGGGTAGAGGTCATGTTTCATTTCCTAATATTTACGGTTATCACTCGTATTGTCGTTGGTGGTCATGCTTGTCGTTTGTTCACAGTAATCCCTTTCTTGCCAATTCAATCTTTCGAGCTGTTTCACCGGGCTGGAATCCACCCCGGGAAACACAGAGACGTTGTCCCTCTGCTAATTCGAACTTTTCCTGTTGAGCATCCCAGGCGCAGGGACAGTGGTGAGGAAAGTGGACGCATGCGAGAGTATCGGGGCAGAGGTATTTGTCGCAGACAGCTGTATATGTTAGCAGAGTCAAAAAGTGGTAGATGCACTTACAATTCTCGTAATTCTGCTTGTAGTGGTTGGCATCGCTTGGGTTGTTTTGCTGTTGCGCTTGGTGGTGTTCGTGGCCTCCTTGCTGGTTGAACATTTGATCAAAGAAGCCGCCGAATTGGGCATTGACCAACGTCAATAGAGACAAAACAGCAAAAAGGTATCGCattttgttgatgatttaCAGAGCaatgttgatgctggagctGGTACAGCTGGAGTTTAGGGAAGCTGTCCACaagcttatcgataagcgaTGACTAAGCGCAAAAACTCCATCAATTAAGAATCAAGCGTTACTAACCTCGCTCAGCCCATATCGTCACGAATCGCCGGCATGAGGTTCCTCACGATGCAGCGGCCAATATTTGCTGCTGTGGCTACTCTAGCCAGGCCGGCTTTCACACCCGTCGCTCCTCTGGGTGTCCAATTGGCCAATTCCCTCGTCCAAGGTCATCGATTTGCCTCGGTCAAGTCACAGGGTGcatacaagaagaagcccaagagggGTATTCCAAAGAAGCTCGGTGCAAAGCGTACAGGAGGTATGTTGACCTCGAAAAAATGGACTGGACTGGCTGACCTTTAGATCAATTCGTCATTCCCGGAAACATCCTCTACAAGCAGCGCGGTACGCATTGGTGGCCTGGAGAGAACTGCATCATGGGTCGAGACCACACCATTCACGCAATGGCAACCGGATACGTCAAATACTACCGCGATCCCTCGCTACATCCCGACCGCAAATACATCGGCGTAGTCTTTGACAAGAACGACACACTGCCATATCCCGTCCACGCCCAACGCAAGCGAAAACTAAACATGACCGCCTTCCCCATCAAAGAAGTCGCCGCGCAGCCCGAGATCTCGCCGTCCGGAATCCCCTTCCAGGTCAACCGTGTCGAAGCGGGCGAGCCAGACAGATTGCTCAAGCTGCGAAAGGACTACAGTTACCGTGAAGACAACTGGGCCATTGGAAAGCTGGCCAAGACGACGggcctcaagaccaagaggTTCAGGACGCGAAAGCAGTGGTTCAGACATAGACGATGGAGGCGGGAGAGGGAACTCGAAGGACAGAGAAAGGCGGCGCAGAAGAGGGCTGAGAGCGGTGGGGAGATTAAGGCTGTCAAGGTGCTTAGCCAGaagcaagccaagaaggcaaagaaggCATCAAAGAAGAAATAGTGGTCGGATGCGATGGAAAGGCTGCTGTAGAATAGGTGACAATTGTATGTATAGCTGTACATTATGAGACATGTCGAAATCATGAACTGCAGTTAAAGTGCATTGAAGTAGATCCGTTTGTAAATGTTTAATGGTATTACTTATACAACGTCAATTGTGATATTGGCTGACTGAGATCACTGTTGGGGCGTCTTGGAGGTATCTCTCACCTTATTTCTGCAGCGAGGTACATTCTGCCCCTAACCGCGCTATAACCTCATTCGCGTCGGCGCGTCTCCAAGTCACTTTCATCATCCGCTCACTCACTTCatcattcatctcatctGTGTGCAACCCGGCTTGGGCTCTTATTCGTTCCTTCATTTCAATTCTCATTCCGTCTCACTCCGTTTCTCACTCTCCTGGGACTCTTTGCAACCTACAGCCAATGCACATCCTACAATGTCCGGCAATGAAGACCCTTCAATGAAACAGAACCCAGGATTTATGCCGTGTAATTCAGCCAAGGTCAACACCCCGGAACCCTCACGTATCGTCAGCGACATCATCGGAAGCGCAGCAGTCAAAGCTTCAGCGGCTAGTATCCTATCCAGCAACCCTCGGATCCAAGCAGCTCAGTCTGAATGGGAGCGTAGACAGGGTACGTCTCTTTCAAGGCGCTGTTCATTTCTGACATGACCAGCACAATACTTCTCACAGACACCTGCATCGTCTCAAGCTATACCTCGAAAgagaagctcaacaccaaccttTTCACATCCAGACTTTTCATCCGTCATCCCCAAAAGAACTCCCGCTGATTACGCCCGTGTTCGCGAAGCTCGTCGCTTTACGGAAGCCGAGGTCGCGAGACAGTTGGCAGATATCAACAGTgcagccatcaagaagagcgcCATGCATCATTCATCTCAATCTGCGGTAGTCTCTCTCACCGGGGCCGAGTTGCTCAAAAAGTACACTGGCCAAGggacaccatcaccaacacctGGACCAGCAAGATCGCCTGACTCTCTGGTGCCTGACAATCGATTGGAGGCAATCATCCTGGCTGAACCTCGTCGAGCCTACTCTGTGTATCCTCGTAGGTCGTCCCATCACTGCATTGGGCTGCTCTAACATACTTAGTCCCTGAGGGTGGTGCTACTTCTGCCCGGGGGGCACTTATTCCGGCAAACTATAAACTTCACGACGACCCTGAGCTTCCATACATATGCCCTGTACGAGATTGTCGCCGTGTGTTTGGCAAACTTAATGGTCTTGGTGGACATTTTGGCGCTGGCCATTGCTCAACGACATTCAATGACAACGGAGATGGCACGTTGACCAAGGTCGGTAGCTATCAGAAGGATGGCCCTGGGGGCACACCCGGAATTGTTGTCTCCAGAAACCCACTTCCTCCTGACGCACCACCTCCAGTCGACCCGGGGTTGTCGACATTCGCCTCGTTCCAGCAAAACCGAGTATCTCGAGCTGCCGAACAGGAGAGAAAGACAACACGCTCACGGGATTCTCCCTACCGGTCTCAAGCAATGCAAGAATCGGAGGTTAAGCAATATCTCCACCGACACCTCAGTCCAGCTCAAA
Protein-coding regions in this window:
- a CDS encoding hypothetical protein (EggNog:ENOG41), which gives rise to MASAVDSPPAHSPPAHPPQRPRGILKNSYQKSPPTSPNHDQPASDKELTIANTQINAGHRRSSSGARPPGSRRQSGANSSIGDVLEPSQRLKWDEANLYLTEQERSSTMKITEPKTPYAKHYDPAEDPSDEDEDPLADAGARLKNSRPSREDDIPGLSLGEPEEEIPEAGAPSPRSEKSVHVDDESSIGHNAEEELAGMSPEEREKHRKFEQLRKRHYEMKNVAQLLGHPETLPDEDEDDEGEVPPVPQVPRVPNGTA
- the LCL2 gene encoding Long chronological lifespan protein 2 (EggNog:ENOG41) encodes the protein MRYLFAVLSLLTLVNAQFGGFFDQMFNQQGGHEHHQAQQQNNPSDANHYKQNYENSVCDKYLCPDTLACVHFPHHCPCAWDAQQEKFELAEGQRLCVSRGGFQPGETARKIELARKGLL
- a CDS encoding hypothetical protein (BUSCO:EOG09264ZDZ~EggNog:ENOG41), coding for MRFLTMQRPIFAAVATLARPAFTPVAPLGVQLANSLVQGHRFASVKSQGAYKKKPKRGIPKKLGAKRTGDQFVIPGNILYKQRGTHWWPGENCIMGRDHTIHAMATGYVKYYRDPSLHPDRKYIGVVFDKNDTLPYPVHAQRKRKLNMTAFPIKEVAAQPEISPSGIPFQVNRVEAGEPDRLLKLRKDYSYREDNWAIGKLAKTTGLKTKRFRTRKQWFRHRRWRRERELEGQRKAAQKRAESGGEIKAVKVLSQKQAKKAKKASKKK